In one window of Rathayibacter caricis DSM 15933 DNA:
- a CDS encoding long-chain-fatty-acid--CoA ligase, whose amino-acid sequence MSSPAPRPWIRSYAPGVPAELEPPEGSLLDIVTESAAQYPEKVALEFFGRATSYAQLADDVERVAEGLRRLGVREGDPVALILPNCPQHVVAFYAVLRLGAVVVEHNPLYTPRELRHQFEDHGARVAIAWDRIVPLVQELPADLGVETVVAVDLTRAMPAPMRAALRLPIRKARESRAALTGRVRGAIEWDSLLRRRIDPAHPRPTTDDLAVIQYTSGTTGTPKGAELTHRNLTANAAQSRSWVPTVRRGDCVVYAVLPMFHAYGLTLCLTFAMSMGARLVLFPKFDPDLVLKVVRKHPATFLPAVPPIAERLAARAREKGVSLQGIEIAISGAMPLDPALVARFEQETGGTLVEGYGLSETSPVLMANPVGPTRRAGTVGLPLPGTDVRIVDPEDPSVDVALGEQGELVVRGPQVFRGYHRKPQETADSFTSDGWFRTGDIATMDGDGFISLVDRIKELIITGGFNVAPSEVEEVLRRLPSVRDAAVVGLPDARSGEMVAAAVVLEPGAHFDESEARALVREALTPYKVPRRIVVIDELPTNMIGKVLRREVKATLLDES is encoded by the coding sequence GTGAGCAGCCCCGCGCCCCGTCCCTGGATCCGCAGCTACGCACCCGGAGTGCCGGCGGAGCTCGAGCCCCCCGAGGGCTCGCTCCTCGACATCGTGACGGAGTCGGCGGCGCAGTACCCCGAGAAGGTCGCGCTGGAGTTCTTCGGCCGTGCGACCAGCTACGCCCAGCTCGCGGATGATGTGGAGCGCGTGGCCGAGGGCCTGCGCCGACTGGGCGTCCGCGAGGGCGATCCGGTCGCCCTGATCCTGCCCAACTGCCCCCAGCACGTGGTCGCCTTCTACGCCGTCCTCCGGCTGGGAGCGGTGGTCGTCGAGCACAACCCGCTCTACACGCCGCGGGAGCTGCGGCACCAGTTCGAGGATCACGGCGCGCGCGTCGCGATCGCCTGGGATCGCATCGTGCCCCTGGTCCAGGAGCTGCCCGCCGATCTCGGGGTCGAGACCGTCGTAGCGGTCGACCTCACCAGGGCGATGCCCGCGCCGATGCGCGCGGCCCTCCGCCTGCCGATCCGCAAGGCGCGCGAATCCCGCGCCGCTCTCACCGGGCGCGTGCGCGGCGCGATCGAGTGGGACTCGCTGCTGCGTCGCCGGATCGACCCCGCTCACCCGCGTCCGACCACCGACGACCTCGCGGTGATCCAGTACACGAGCGGGACCACCGGCACTCCCAAGGGCGCCGAACTCACGCACCGCAATCTGACGGCGAACGCCGCGCAGTCCCGCTCCTGGGTGCCGACGGTGCGCCGCGGCGACTGCGTGGTCTACGCGGTGCTGCCGATGTTCCACGCCTACGGCCTCACCCTCTGCCTCACCTTCGCGATGAGCATGGGGGCGCGGCTGGTGCTGTTCCCCAAGTTCGACCCCGACCTCGTGCTGAAGGTCGTGCGCAAGCACCCCGCGACGTTCCTGCCTGCCGTTCCTCCGATCGCCGAGCGGCTCGCCGCGCGGGCCCGCGAGAAGGGCGTCTCGCTGCAGGGCATCGAGATCGCCATCTCGGGGGCGATGCCGCTGGACCCCGCGCTCGTCGCCCGCTTCGAGCAGGAGACGGGAGGCACCCTCGTCGAGGGCTACGGCCTGTCCGAGACCTCGCCGGTCCTGATGGCGAATCCGGTCGGCCCCACTCGGCGCGCCGGGACCGTCGGCCTGCCGCTGCCCGGGACGGACGTGCGCATCGTCGACCCGGAGGACCCCTCCGTCGACGTCGCGCTCGGCGAGCAGGGCGAACTCGTGGTCCGAGGCCCGCAGGTGTTCCGCGGATACCACCGGAAGCCGCAGGAGACCGCGGACTCGTTCACCTCGGACGGCTGGTTCCGCACCGGCGACATCGCCACGATGGACGGGGACGGCTTCATCAGCCTCGTCGACCGCATCAAGGAGCTCATCATCACCGGCGGCTTCAACGTCGCTCCGTCCGAGGTCGAGGAGGTCCTGCGCCGGCTCCCCTCGGTCAGGGACGCGGCGGTCGTCGGCCTCCCCGACGCCCGCAGCGGCGAGATGGTCGCGGCCGCCGTCGTGCTCGAGCCCGGCGCGCACTTCGACGAGTCGGAGGCGCGCGCGCTCGTCCGCGAGGCGCTCACGCCCTACAAGGTGCCGCGGAGGATCGTCGTCATCGACGAGCTGCCGACCAACATGATCGGCAAGGTGCTGCGCCGCGAGGTGAAGGCGACGCTGCTCGACGAGAGCTGA
- a CDS encoding SDR family oxidoreductase has product MARVAVIGAHGKVGQQILHLLYDAGHESVGVIRNPEHAEDIVRLGGDPLVHDLENSSAEEFAALLEGVDALVFTAGAGPDSGIERKRTVDLGASVLSQEAAAAAGIRRFVQISAIGVDEPLAEDTEKVWRAYVEAKRDADTALRNTDLDWTILRPGGLTTDEGTGRVELGETVERGSIPREDVAAVVVAVLEQPASIGRTWELVSGDVPVEDAVARA; this is encoded by the coding sequence ATGGCACGAGTCGCCGTCATCGGAGCCCACGGCAAGGTGGGTCAGCAGATCCTGCACCTGCTCTACGACGCCGGACACGAGTCCGTCGGAGTGATCAGGAACCCCGAGCACGCCGAGGACATCGTGCGACTGGGCGGCGATCCGCTCGTCCACGACCTCGAGAACTCGAGCGCCGAGGAGTTCGCGGCGCTGCTCGAGGGCGTCGACGCCCTCGTCTTCACCGCCGGCGCCGGCCCCGACTCGGGGATCGAACGCAAGCGGACCGTCGACCTGGGCGCCTCCGTGCTCAGCCAGGAGGCCGCGGCCGCGGCCGGAATCCGCCGCTTCGTCCAGATCAGCGCGATCGGCGTCGACGAGCCGCTGGCCGAGGACACCGAGAAGGTCTGGCGCGCCTACGTCGAGGCCAAGCGCGACGCCGACACCGCACTGAGGAACACCGATCTCGACTGGACCATCCTGCGTCCGGGCGGGCTCACGACCGACGAGGGCACCGGCCGGGTCGAGCTGGGTGAGACCGTCGAGCGCGGCAGCATCCCCCGCGAGGACGTCGCAGCCGTGGTCGTCGCCGTGCTCGAGCAGCCCGCGTCCATCGGACGGACCTGGGAGCTCGTCTCGGGTGACGTGCCCGTCGAGGACGCGGTCGCCCGAGCCTGA
- a CDS encoding TIGR03086 family metal-binding protein — protein MTHEPASPTATEMSRWLDLQQRAHAAFESRLAAVVDWSAPTPDTEWDTRALVLHVVREQQRAHTLLSGGDESPIRLEPVGSDLRSEWSRVTADTRAAASSARPEAVLRLGRDSVTALELVREQVSDVTIHAWDLARATGTDETLDEELVAAVWELFAPQEETLRASGLFAAPVPVGEDAPLQTRLLAVTGRDDRLAA, from the coding sequence ATGACGCACGAGCCCGCCTCCCCCACCGCCACCGAGATGAGCCGCTGGCTCGACCTGCAGCAGCGCGCGCACGCCGCCTTCGAGAGCCGCCTGGCCGCCGTCGTGGACTGGTCGGCGCCGACGCCCGACACCGAATGGGACACCCGCGCGCTCGTGCTGCACGTCGTCCGCGAGCAGCAGCGCGCGCACACGCTGCTGTCCGGCGGAGACGAGTCCCCGATCCGCCTCGAGCCGGTCGGCAGCGACCTGCGCAGCGAGTGGAGCCGGGTCACTGCCGACACGCGTGCAGCCGCCTCCTCCGCCCGACCGGAGGCCGTCCTGCGCCTCGGTCGCGACTCCGTCACGGCGCTCGAGCTGGTCCGGGAGCAGGTGTCGGACGTCACCATCCACGCCTGGGACCTCGCCCGCGCCACCGGGACCGACGAGACGCTCGACGAGGAGCTCGTGGCGGCCGTCTGGGAGCTGTTCGCGCCGCAGGAGGAGACGCTGCGCGCGAGCGGGCTGTTCGCCGCTCCCGTCCCCGTCGGCGAGGACGCACCGCTGCAGACGCGCCTGCTCGCCGTCACCGGGCGCGACGACCGCCTGGCAGCCTGA
- the dinB gene encoding DNA polymerase IV → MSKQDGSGRQVTLDPVDDPRASILHIDMDAFFASVELLERPDLRGRPVIVGHIGSRSVVTAATYEARRYGVNSAMPMAVALRRCPQAVVLEPHMDRYREASRRVMAIFDSFTPLVERLSIDEAFLDVAGARRLSGTPFAIGTAIRERVHSELGLTCSVGIASTKFVAKLASGRSKPDGLLVVPSDGVREFLDPLPVSALWGVGASTEEALLRRGLTTVAGVAATPLAVLISSLGEATGRRLHALSNGVDPRPVDTRVVEKSAGHEITFADDVADPELVRRELLRLCDKVAVRLRRGGVRCRTVAVKVRFGDFSTLTRSRTLPEATDVARVLYEASSALLEAANPMRRPVRLIGVRGEQLVDGDEVAFSLWNDSDDWRDAELAVDGVAARFGTGAVRPASLLARSAPESAKGIDLSDTLATRSRSSD, encoded by the coding sequence GTGAGCAAACAGGACGGAAGCGGCCGACAGGTCACGCTCGACCCCGTCGACGATCCGCGCGCCAGCATCCTGCACATCGACATGGACGCGTTCTTCGCCTCCGTCGAGCTGCTCGAGCGACCCGACCTGCGCGGTCGCCCGGTGATCGTCGGGCACATCGGCTCCCGGTCCGTCGTCACCGCCGCGACCTACGAGGCCCGGCGCTACGGGGTCAACTCGGCGATGCCCATGGCCGTGGCGCTCCGCCGCTGCCCGCAGGCCGTCGTGCTCGAGCCGCACATGGACCGCTACCGCGAGGCGTCCCGGCGGGTCATGGCCATCTTCGACTCCTTCACCCCGCTCGTCGAGCGGCTGAGCATCGACGAGGCGTTCCTCGACGTGGCGGGAGCGCGTCGCCTGTCCGGCACGCCCTTCGCCATCGGCACCGCGATCCGCGAGCGCGTCCACTCGGAGCTCGGCCTCACCTGCTCCGTCGGGATCGCCAGCACGAAGTTCGTCGCTAAGCTGGCCTCCGGACGCTCGAAACCCGACGGCCTGCTCGTCGTGCCGTCCGACGGCGTGCGCGAGTTCCTCGATCCGCTGCCCGTGAGCGCACTCTGGGGCGTCGGAGCGAGCACGGAGGAGGCGCTGCTGCGCCGCGGATTGACCACCGTCGCCGGCGTCGCCGCGACCCCGCTGGCCGTGTTGATCTCCTCGCTCGGCGAGGCGACCGGTCGCCGCCTGCACGCCCTGTCGAACGGAGTGGACCCGCGCCCCGTCGACACCCGCGTCGTCGAGAAGAGCGCGGGCCACGAGATCACCTTCGCCGACGACGTCGCCGACCCCGAGCTGGTCCGTCGCGAGCTCCTGAGGCTCTGCGACAAGGTCGCGGTCCGCCTGCGTCGCGGCGGAGTGCGCTGCCGCACGGTGGCGGTCAAGGTGCGCTTCGGCGACTTCAGCACGCTCACCCGCTCCCGGACGCTGCCCGAGGCGACGGACGTGGCGCGGGTCCTCTACGAGGCGTCGTCGGCACTGCTGGAGGCGGCGAACCCGATGCGCCGACCCGTGCGCCTCATCGGCGTGCGCGGCGAGCAGCTCGTCGACGGCGACGAGGTCGCCTTCTCGCTCTGGAACGACTCCGACGACTGGCGCGACGCCGAGCTCGCCGTCGACGGGGTCGCGGCACGCTTCGGCACGGGGGCGGTCCGACCCGCCTCGCTGCTGGCGCGTTCGGCGCCGGAGTCGGCGAAGGGCATCGACCTCAGCGACACGCTCGCTACGCGGAGCCGATCGTCAGACTGA
- a CDS encoding endonuclease/exonuclease/phosphatase family protein has protein sequence MPSRPRRRHPVRSTAVAVASTGLAAFLAFHRVLPEASGWLSVVETAIPWSGLAVLLLVASAVALRSRGAGAAVTVLAMVYGVLVLPVAVPAAAVRSGSFTVVSQNIGGSGEAGAAAAELASAEPDVIALQELTADARDAVDDELSEAYPHSYVVGTVGVWSRGVLSNGEPLDLGLGWDRALAVDIGTTLGTTRLFVVHLASFRLGDHEERDATLAGLADALAADESPRTLVVGDFNTATDDHLLAPVLEQAGLVRTSGIGFPATWPSLLPLVGLDHALADGVPAATVEVLPPNGSDHRPVSLTIGSA, from the coding sequence ATGCCTTCCCGCCCCCGCCGTCGACACCCGGTCCGCTCGACCGCGGTCGCGGTGGCGAGCACGGGGCTGGCCGCGTTCCTCGCCTTCCACCGCGTGCTCCCGGAGGCGTCGGGCTGGTTGTCGGTCGTCGAGACCGCGATCCCGTGGTCCGGACTCGCGGTGCTCCTGCTCGTCGCCTCGGCCGTCGCCCTGCGCTCGCGCGGTGCCGGTGCGGCCGTGACGGTGCTCGCGATGGTCTACGGGGTGCTCGTCCTGCCCGTCGCGGTGCCTGCTGCCGCTGTGCGCTCCGGTTCGTTCACGGTCGTCAGCCAGAACATCGGCGGCAGCGGCGAGGCCGGCGCCGCCGCGGCGGAGCTCGCCTCTGCCGAGCCCGACGTGATCGCGCTGCAGGAGTTGACCGCCGACGCGCGCGACGCGGTCGACGACGAGCTGTCGGAGGCCTACCCGCACTCCTACGTCGTCGGGACAGTGGGCGTCTGGAGTCGGGGAGTGCTCTCGAACGGCGAGCCGCTGGATCTGGGGCTCGGCTGGGACCGCGCGCTCGCGGTCGACATCGGCACCACGCTGGGCACGACCCGGCTCTTCGTCGTGCATCTGGCGTCGTTCCGACTGGGCGACCACGAGGAGCGCGATGCGACACTCGCCGGTCTGGCCGATGCCCTCGCGGCGGACGAGTCCCCGAGGACTCTCGTCGTGGGCGACTTCAACACGGCGACCGACGACCACCTGCTCGCCCCGGTGCTCGAGCAGGCCGGGCTCGTGCGCACCTCGGGCATCGGGTTCCCTGCCACGTGGCCGTCGCTCCTCCCGCTGGTCGGCCTCGACCACGCCCTCGCCGACGGCGTGCCCGCGGCGACCGTCGAGGTCCTGCCGCCCAACGGATCGGATCACCGGCCCGTCAGTCTGACGATCGGCTCCGCGTAG
- a CDS encoding DUF3592 domain-containing protein has product MLWSVVVVLAVLLLLLLQVLVHERRRRLRRELLAQGRRVRGRVIADDPGARAGRLLVAYRLENGEERRALKTPQRRGDAWMAGEPVVVVYDPRRPTDAERLVVGFGRTKTTWFTARPIRTR; this is encoded by the coding sequence ATGCTGTGGTCGGTGGTCGTCGTTCTCGCCGTCCTGCTGCTCCTGCTGCTGCAGGTGCTCGTCCATGAGCGGCGACGACGCCTCCGCCGCGAGCTGCTGGCACAGGGCAGGCGAGTCCGCGGGCGCGTGATCGCGGACGACCCGGGAGCGCGGGCCGGGCGTCTGCTCGTCGCCTACCGGCTCGAGAACGGCGAGGAGCGGCGCGCTCTGAAGACGCCGCAGCGTCGAGGGGACGCGTGGATGGCGGGCGAGCCCGTCGTCGTCGTGTACGACCCGCGACGCCCGACCGACGCGGAGCGACTCGTCGTCGGATTCGGCCGCACCAAGACGACCTGGTTCACCGCGCGCCCGATCCGGACGCGCTGA
- a CDS encoding ECF transporter S component yields MQNTTTPSARTAPRRDLRWRVVDIVVASVVAVASGIVFWAWGLATNVLGLAFEFLPGLGGILGGGWLFAGVLGGLIIRKPGAALYTELLAAVVSALIGTQWGYLVLLSGLVQGLGAELILALFLYRSGRPIVALLAGAGAGLALAINDLLLWYVGVDGLFATVYIVSSIVSGILLAGLLPWLAVRGLAASGALDRFASGREGRVIDGAAAGAR; encoded by the coding sequence GTGCAGAACACCACCACCCCCTCCGCCCGCACCGCTCCGCGCCGCGATCTGCGCTGGCGCGTCGTCGACATCGTCGTGGCGAGCGTCGTCGCCGTCGCGAGCGGCATCGTCTTCTGGGCCTGGGGCCTGGCGACGAACGTCCTCGGCCTCGCGTTCGAGTTCCTCCCCGGGCTCGGCGGGATCCTCGGCGGCGGCTGGCTCTTCGCCGGTGTCCTCGGCGGTCTCATCATCCGCAAGCCCGGTGCAGCGCTCTACACCGAGCTGCTCGCCGCGGTCGTCTCCGCGCTCATCGGCACCCAGTGGGGCTACCTGGTCCTGCTCTCCGGGCTCGTGCAGGGTCTGGGTGCCGAGCTGATCCTGGCCCTGTTCCTCTACCGCAGCGGCCGCCCGATCGTCGCTCTGCTCGCCGGAGCGGGGGCCGGGCTCGCGCTCGCGATCAACGATCTGCTCCTCTGGTACGTCGGAGTCGACGGGCTCTTCGCCACGGTCTACATCGTGTCCTCGATCGTCTCCGGCATCCTTCTCGCGGGCCTGCTCCCGTGGCTCGCGGTCCGCGGACTGGCCGCCTCCGGAGCGCTCGACCGCTTCGCCTCGGGACGCGAGGGCCGGGTGATCGACGGAGCGGCCGCGGGCGCCCGATGA
- a CDS encoding ABC transporter ATP-binding protein, whose product MSGAAVSARGWSWRHAGRSRSAVTGLDLEIAAGERVLLLGPSGAGKSTLLHALAGVLGGEEDGASTGALVLDGDAPVRRRGVAGLVLQDPDTQAVLARVGDDVGFACENLGVPAGEIPERVRQALDDVGLDVALDRSTSALSGGQKQRLALAGVLAMRPRLLLLDEPTANLDPDGVREVRDAVQRSTARSGATLVVVEHRVDVWVDLVDRIVVLGSDGAVIADGAPSTVLVEARAVLEAAGVWLPGERPARRPGPDGAAPPALRTVDLAIARPLFGVRHPPRVSEGLDVKIGQGRVTAVLGPNGAGKSTLALTLAGLLDPAAGQVIASDEVRAGASPHPHRWRSRELADRVAMVFQEPEHQFLTARVRQELHLGARDEAERSRADAMLERLGLSSLAHANPFTLSGGEKRRLAVASALVRRPSVVVLDEPTFGQDRRTWDVVVDLLAELRADGRAILTVTHDEHLVDALADAVLPLGAAQEVRR is encoded by the coding sequence ATGAGCGGCGCGGCGGTCTCCGCCCGCGGATGGAGTTGGCGGCACGCCGGGCGCTCCCGTTCCGCGGTCACCGGGCTCGATCTCGAGATCGCAGCCGGGGAGCGGGTGCTCCTGCTCGGACCCTCGGGCGCGGGCAAGAGCACCCTCCTGCACGCTCTCGCCGGAGTCCTCGGCGGCGAGGAGGACGGCGCGTCGACCGGCGCGCTCGTCCTGGACGGGGACGCACCGGTCCGTCGTCGCGGAGTCGCGGGCCTCGTGCTCCAGGATCCGGACACGCAGGCGGTGCTCGCCCGCGTGGGCGACGACGTGGGCTTCGCCTGCGAGAACCTCGGTGTCCCGGCGGGCGAGATCCCGGAGCGGGTGCGGCAGGCGCTCGACGACGTCGGGCTGGATGTCGCGCTGGACCGTTCCACCTCGGCGCTCTCGGGTGGTCAGAAGCAGAGGCTCGCCCTGGCGGGTGTGCTGGCGATGCGCCCCCGACTCCTGCTGCTGGACGAGCCGACCGCGAATCTCGACCCCGACGGGGTCCGCGAGGTGCGCGACGCGGTCCAGCGCAGCACGGCGCGCAGCGGGGCGACCCTCGTCGTCGTCGAGCACCGGGTCGACGTGTGGGTCGATCTCGTCGATCGGATCGTCGTGCTCGGCTCGGACGGCGCGGTGATCGCCGACGGCGCTCCGTCGACCGTGCTCGTGGAGGCCCGCGCGGTCCTCGAGGCCGCCGGCGTGTGGCTGCCGGGGGAGCGCCCCGCGCGGCGCCCGGGACCGGACGGCGCCGCCCCTCCGGCGCTGCGCACCGTGGATCTGGCCATCGCGCGACCGCTCTTCGGAGTCCGCCACCCGCCCCGCGTCTCGGAGGGACTGGACGTCAAGATCGGACAGGGCCGGGTCACCGCCGTCCTCGGGCCCAACGGAGCGGGCAAGTCGACCCTCGCGCTGACCCTGGCCGGGCTCCTGGATCCGGCGGCGGGACAGGTCATCGCGTCGGACGAGGTCCGGGCCGGGGCGTCCCCGCATCCGCACCGCTGGCGCTCGAGGGAGCTCGCGGATCGGGTCGCGATGGTCTTCCAGGAGCCGGAGCACCAGTTCCTCACGGCGCGAGTGCGGCAGGAGCTGCACCTCGGCGCCCGCGACGAGGCGGAGCGCTCGCGCGCCGACGCGATGCTCGAGCGGCTCGGGCTGTCCTCGCTCGCCCACGCCAATCCGTTCACGCTGTCGGGCGGGGAGAAGCGGCGCCTCGCCGTCGCCTCCGCTCTGGTGCGCCGGCCGTCGGTCGTCGTGCTCGACGAGCCGACCTTCGGCCAGGACCGCCGCACCTGGGACGTGGTCGTGGACCTGCTGGCCGAGCTGCGTGCGGACGGGCGCGCGATCCTCACCGTCACGCACGACGAGCACCTCGTCGACGCGCTCGCCGATGCCGTCCTGCCGCTGGGCGCGGCTCAGGAGGTGCGGCGATGA
- a CDS encoding energy-coupling factor transporter transmembrane component T family protein: MTLLDALPARGRIARANPVAKLLASLLIAIVLVLTLDAVSAATALALELLVLPFAGLRLGDLLRRTAPVLIAAPLAGMTTVLYGRDSGAVLAEFLFVSVTDGSVALGGAITLRVLAIGLPSVVLIATTDPTDLADGLAQILRLPSRFVLGGLAGMRLVGLLVDDWRTLSMARRARGVADGRGPVQALRSLAGRTFSLLVLAIRRGSRLATAMEAKGFGADTPRTWARVSRFGGGDTLLVLGGAAIAGIAVGAAVLAGTWSFVLRG; encoded by the coding sequence ATGACCCTCCTCGACGCCCTGCCCGCCCGCGGAAGGATCGCCCGGGCGAACCCCGTGGCGAAGCTGCTCGCGAGCCTCCTGATCGCGATCGTCCTGGTCCTCACCCTCGACGCGGTCTCGGCGGCGACCGCGCTCGCCCTCGAACTGCTCGTGCTGCCGTTCGCGGGGCTGAGGCTCGGCGACCTGCTCCGCCGCACGGCTCCCGTGCTGATCGCCGCTCCGCTGGCCGGGATGACCACCGTCCTCTACGGACGCGACAGCGGGGCGGTGCTCGCCGAGTTCCTCTTCGTCAGCGTCACCGACGGCTCGGTCGCGCTGGGAGGTGCGATCACCCTCCGCGTGCTGGCCATCGGCCTCCCGAGCGTCGTGCTGATCGCGACGACCGATCCGACGGACCTCGCCGACGGACTCGCGCAGATCCTGCGCCTGCCGTCGAGGTTCGTCCTGGGCGGTCTCGCCGGCATGCGTCTCGTGGGCCTGCTCGTCGACGACTGGCGGACGCTGTCCATGGCGCGGCGTGCCCGCGGCGTGGCCGACGGCCGCGGCCCGGTCCAGGCTCTCCGCAGCCTCGCGGGTCGCACGTTCTCCCTGCTGGTGCTCGCCATCCGGCGGGGGAGCCGACTCGCGACCGCGATGGAGGCGAAGGGGTTCGGAGCGGACACGCCGCGGACCTGGGCGCGGGTGTCCCGCTTCGGCGGCGGTGACACCCTCCTCGTGCTCGGCGGAGCCGCGATCGCGGGCATCGCCGTCGGCGCCGCCGTGCTCGCCGGCACCTGGAGCTTCGTGCTGCGTGGCTGA
- a CDS encoding ATP-binding protein has protein sequence MAEPLTPRVARALARRIVDRRARTVLVDGPSGSGKSTFAVDLLARVRAAAGAPEAALVRMDDLYPGWSGLDRAATEVTRDLVRPHALHGAGRWRPWNWASGTSAGPVVVRCPLLVVEGCGAATAASRAVADLTIWIETGDVERRRRALARDGALFESHWDEWDEQFRRYRLRERPREGADVVLDTGA, from the coding sequence GTGGCTGAGCCCCTGACTCCCCGCGTCGCTCGCGCGCTGGCCCGCCGGATCGTCGATCGACGCGCCCGCACCGTGCTCGTCGACGGTCCGAGCGGATCGGGCAAGTCGACCTTCGCGGTGGACCTGCTCGCCCGGGTCCGCGCGGCCGCCGGCGCACCCGAGGCCGCACTCGTGCGGATGGACGATCTGTATCCGGGCTGGTCGGGCCTGGACCGGGCGGCCACGGAGGTCACCCGGGATCTCGTGCGCCCGCACGCCCTGCACGGGGCCGGCCGCTGGCGGCCCTGGAACTGGGCGAGCGGGACGTCGGCTGGTCCGGTCGTGGTGCGCTGCCCATTGCTCGTCGTGGAGGGCTGCGGTGCCGCGACAGCCGCGAGCCGAGCGGTGGCGGATCTCACGATCTGGATCGAGACGGGCGACGTCGAGAGGCGCCGGCGCGCACTTGCTCGGGACGGAGCGCTCTTCGAGTCGCACTGGGACGAGTGGGACGAGCAGTTCCGGCGCTACCGGCTGCGCGAGCGGCCCCGCGAGGGCGCGGACGTCGTGCTCGACACCGGCGCCTGA
- a CDS encoding metallopeptidase family protein, translating into MLELDEAAFGRLVVAELDELPDDMVDGLDNVVFVVEDRPEDGSLDLLGVYDGVALTERERYGFGEMPDRIVVFREPHLAACETLDELRDEIHVTLVHEIAHFYGIDDDRLHELGWA; encoded by the coding sequence GTGCTCGAACTGGACGAAGCGGCGTTCGGACGACTCGTGGTCGCCGAGCTCGATGAGCTCCCGGACGACATGGTCGACGGCCTCGACAACGTGGTGTTCGTGGTCGAGGACCGTCCCGAGGACGGCTCCCTCGATCTCCTCGGCGTCTACGACGGAGTGGCGCTGACCGAGCGCGAGCGGTACGGCTTCGGCGAGATGCCCGACCGCATCGTGGTGTTCCGCGAGCCCCACCTCGCCGCCTGCGAGACGCTCGATGAGCTGCGGGACGAGATCCACGTGACCCTCGTGCACGAGATCGCGCACTTCTACGGGATCGACGACGACCGGCTGCACGAGCTCGGCTGGGCCTGA
- the orn gene encoding oligoribonuclease: MSSAPDRLVWIDCEMTGLDLSVDELVEIAVVVTDFDLEPLDEGLSIVIKPDASALEHMGDFVRTMHETSGLLEEIPSGVSVAEAEYQVLEYVLKHVPSEQHAPLAGNTIGTDRAFLAKFMPRLDGHLHYRNVDVSSIKELARRWYPRIYFNAPAKHGGHRALADILESIRELRYYRRAAFVAEPGPSTADVQAVSAAVVDEFASRM; encoded by the coding sequence ATGAGTAGCGCCCCCGACCGTCTTGTCTGGATCGACTGCGAGATGACGGGACTCGACCTCTCGGTCGACGAGCTCGTCGAGATCGCCGTCGTGGTCACGGACTTCGATCTCGAGCCCCTCGACGAGGGCCTCTCGATCGTCATCAAGCCCGACGCGTCGGCGCTCGAGCACATGGGCGACTTCGTCCGCACGATGCACGAGACCTCGGGGCTGCTCGAGGAGATCCCCTCCGGAGTCAGCGTCGCCGAGGCCGAGTACCAGGTCCTCGAGTACGTGCTGAAGCACGTGCCGAGCGAGCAGCACGCTCCCCTCGCCGGCAACACGATCGGCACCGACCGCGCCTTCCTCGCCAAGTTCATGCCCCGCCTCGACGGGCACCTGCACTACCGCAACGTCGACGTCTCCTCCATCAAGGAGCTCGCGCGGCGCTGGTACCCGCGCATCTATTTCAACGCCCCCGCCAAGCACGGCGGGCACCGGGCCCTCGCCGACATCCTCGAGAGCATCCGCGAGCTCCGGTACTACCGCCGGGCCGCGTTCGTCGCCGAGCCGGGTCCGTCGACCGCCGATGTCCAGGCCGTGTCGGCCGCCGTCGTGGACGAGTTCGCCTCGCGGATGTAG
- a CDS encoding SCO4848 family membrane protein, translated as MTLVCWMLIANAVWNAVVWPPFLRRVRKDPRARDADGRATTFLRVHSILIGISLLLAAVSLVVGVVGLVQG; from the coding sequence ATGACCCTCGTCTGCTGGATGCTGATCGCCAACGCCGTCTGGAACGCGGTGGTCTGGCCGCCCTTCCTCCGTCGCGTGCGGAAGGACCCCCGAGCCCGCGATGCGGACGGGCGCGCGACGACCTTCCTCCGGGTGCACTCGATCCTGATCGGGATCTCGCTGCTCCTGGCGGCCGTCTCGCTCGTCGTCGGCGTGGTCGGGCTCGTCCAGGGCTGA